The Methanocella arvoryzae MRE50 DNA window AACAGTATTGTCAGTAAGGGTAACCTCATAAAAAAGATATATTTCCCTAGAGAGGTCCTGGTAATCAGCGCATGTTTAACAGCGCTGATGATGTCTGCAATCGAGTTTGTCGTGTTTGGCGGCTTTATGGTTGCATATATGTGTATCCGGCAGACGATTATTTCGCCTGGTATTAGTATACTCTTGTTCCCTGTGCTCTTGCTGATCGAGTTTTTTATAGTGCTAGGAATTTCTCTAGGGATAGCTTCGCTAAACGTGAAGTATCGTGATGTCCAGTGGATCTGGGGCGTCATCATGCAGGCAGGCTTCTTTGCCACGCCTATTATGTACTCTATCGACATCTTTAAAGATAGCCAGTATGCCTGGATTCTGGCATCGAATCCGATCGGCGTACTAATGGAATTGATGAGAGACTCGCTGATCTATGGGATAAACAACACGGTTAGCCTCAATCTGATATGGTTTGTTGTTCTTGTATGTTTGATCGTGCTTGGAGCAGGGTGGCTGATCTTTAACAAGATCGAGCCAGAATTTGCTGAAGAGGTTTAACAATGCTTACTGGTAAAATAAATCGGACCGATGAGACACCTGCTATTGTCGTAAGAAACGTCAGTAAGGAATTTGTGATACCTCATGAAAAAAGGACGACCTTATTCGAGAATATCAAGGGTATATTTAGCCCTCCTTCCTATGAGAAGTTCACTGCGCTGAAAAATGTGGACTTTGTCGTTGAGCGTGGGGAATCTGTTGGTATCATCGGTGATAATGGTAGCGGTAAAAGCACGCTTCTTAAAATCATCGCAAAAATTCTCAGGCCTACAACCGGTAGCGTTGAAGTCAACGGTAAAATAACTCCCTTCTTAGAGCTTGGTGTGGGGTTTCAGCCAGACCTCACCGCCAAAGAAAATATAGAAGTTTACAGTACGATAATGGGCATCTCCCGGAAAGACATCGCAAAAAACATAGATAATGTACTTGACTTTGCTGGCATGTCAAAATTCAGGGATACGAAACTAAAAAATTTTTCATCAGGTATGCAAGTAAGACTGGCATTTGCAACCGCCATCCAGTCAACTCCTGACATCTTGCTGGTAGATGAAGTCCTGGCGGTCGGAGATATCGATTTCCAGCAAAAATGCCTTGACATATTTACCAACTATAAAAAGCAAGGCATTACGATGGTGTTCGTATCTCACGATCTAAGTGCAGTCCGGCGTTTCTGTGACAAAACCCTCTTGTTAAAGAACGGTAAGGTGGTAGCGTTCGGTAAAACGAGCGAGATCATCGATAAATACGTGTACGGGGCTAAAACTGAAGAGATCGCACCTGAAAACATCACTCATAAGGAAAGCGACGCCCCGGGTAATTCCATAGCCTCTGGTCTGCAGCAGGAAACTGATAAAAAACAAATGGAGGTAGATGGCCGATGGGGTAACCACAAAATTGTCATTAGTGATGTACAACTCTTCGATAAATACGGCCATCAGAATAATAAAATTAGCACTGGTGACTCCCTTACGATTAAGATTCACTATACTGCACATGAACCAATTCAGGAACCTGTATTCGGCATAATTATCTCATCAGACAATGATATTCTTTGCTATGGGACTAATACTGATATCGAAGGCTTAGATCTGGGTACAGTATCAGGTAATGGATCGATCGATATAGTCATACCCTTCATGCCATTGCTGAATGGTAAATTCTACATCACAGTTGCAGCCCACTCGAAAAATAATGTGACTTACG harbors:
- a CDS encoding ABC transporter permease, with the protein product MFDIWEYRGLICKIAVTDLKLRYKNSVFGLFWSLLQPLLMFLILFFVFSTIFKDNQIQYYPLYLLLGIVSWGFLDKGTGFSLNSIVSKGNLIKKIYFPREVLVISACLTALMMSAIEFVVFGGFMVAYMCIRQTIISPGISILLFPVLLLIEFFIVLGISLGIASLNVKYRDVQWIWGVIMQAGFFATPIMYSIDIFKDSQYAWILASNPIGVLMELMRDSLIYGINNTVSLNLIWFVVLVCLIVLGAGWLIFNKIEPEFAEEV
- a CDS encoding ABC transporter ATP-binding protein; this translates as MLTGKINRTDETPAIVVRNVSKEFVIPHEKRTTLFENIKGIFSPPSYEKFTALKNVDFVVERGESVGIIGDNGSGKSTLLKIIAKILRPTTGSVEVNGKITPFLELGVGFQPDLTAKENIEVYSTIMGISRKDIAKNIDNVLDFAGMSKFRDTKLKNFSSGMQVRLAFATAIQSTPDILLVDEVLAVGDIDFQQKCLDIFTNYKKQGITMVFVSHDLSAVRRFCDKTLLLKNGKVVAFGKTSEIIDKYVYGAKTEEIAPENITHKESDAPGNSIASGLQQETDKKQMEVDGRWGNHKIVISDVQLFDKYGHQNNKISTGDSLTIKIHYTAHEPIQEPVFGIIISSDNDILCYGTNTDIEGLDLGTVSGNGSIDIVIPFMPLLNGKFYITVAAHSKNNVTYDWLDKKYYFTVINTGRKIGMTNIKSEWIIV